The following coding sequences are from one Longimicrobiaceae bacterium window:
- a CDS encoding methyltransferase domain-containing protein codes for MSASAPPPQVLHTTAGDFPLQEYRLGLAGREWTVLHTDAVLSHEDEQRFLREQRDHRPYGVALWPAAIALAHEVASRPEDFRGRTVLELGAGTGLPGIVAASLGARVVQTDRHEVPMSVCRRNGERNGVGAIEHRLADWTDWHDAGRYDWILGSDVLYREAMHPHLRRIFEANLAPGGRVLLTDPFRGTSLGLLEALEGDGWTVALAKWNVGEEAAPRPIGVYELAPPA; via the coding sequence ATGAGCGCATCCGCCCCGCCGCCCCAGGTGCTGCACACCACCGCCGGGGACTTCCCGCTGCAGGAGTACCGCCTGGGGCTGGCCGGGCGCGAGTGGACGGTGCTGCACACGGACGCGGTGCTGTCGCACGAGGACGAGCAGCGCTTCCTCCGCGAGCAGAGGGACCACCGGCCGTACGGGGTGGCCCTCTGGCCCGCGGCCATCGCCCTGGCGCACGAGGTCGCCTCCCGGCCGGAGGACTTCCGCGGGAGGACGGTTCTCGAGCTGGGCGCCGGCACGGGTCTGCCGGGGATCGTGGCCGCGTCGCTGGGGGCGCGGGTGGTGCAGACCGACCGGCACGAGGTGCCGATGTCCGTCTGCAGGCGCAACGGCGAGCGGAACGGGGTGGGGGCGATCGAGCACCGCCTGGCGGACTGGACGGACTGGCACGACGCCGGGCGGTACGACTGGATCCTGGGCTCGGACGTGCTCTACCGGGAGGCGATGCACCCGCACCTGCGCCGGATCTTCGAGGCGAACCTCGCGCCGGGGGGGCGGGTGCTGCTCACGGACCCCTTCCGGGGGACGAGCCTGGGCCTGCTGGAGGCGCTGGAGGGGGACGGCTGGACGGTGGCGCTCGCCAAGTGGAACGTGGGGGAGGAGGCGGCGCCGCGCCCCATCGGGGTCTACGAGCTGGCGCCGCCGGCATAG